The following are encoded together in the Candidatus Tectomicrobia bacterium genome:
- a CDS encoding sulfite exporter TauE/SafE family protein has product MTEWQAALAALVLFAAGMIKGIIGFALPLIGVPFLSIFLSPREAVIIMSIPVFLTNWANAQYDWRQWRHLREIVPFIAAGIAAVPVGVYVLRWADPELIRLLMGLAVYFYLASRRFFPPAEGLSRASRWGVGGALGALAGFMTGVASVPGPVSIVYFSMFTWPKEVFIFLMNAFNTVVSGVLLSSLAQQGAFTWPLLQWAGLLLVPIFAGLWAGIRLRDRLDQKLFYRAVRIALFWVATSLVVRSGWKFLLSR; this is encoded by the coding sequence GTGACCGAGTGGCAGGCGGCCCTGGCGGCGCTGGTCCTCTTCGCCGCCGGGATGATCAAGGGCATCATCGGCTTCGCGCTCCCGCTGATCGGGGTGCCCTTCCTCTCCATCTTCCTCAGCCCGCGCGAAGCCGTCATCATCATGTCCATCCCCGTGTTCCTCACGAACTGGGCCAACGCCCAGTACGACTGGCGCCAGTGGCGCCACCTGAGGGAGATCGTCCCCTTCATCGCGGCGGGCATCGCGGCGGTGCCGGTCGGCGTCTACGTGCTCCGCTGGGCGGACCCCGAGCTCATCCGCCTGCTGATGGGGCTGGCGGTGTACTTCTATCTGGCCTCGCGGCGCTTCTTCCCGCCCGCCGAGGGTCTCTCGCGCGCCTCGCGCTGGGGCGTGGGGGGCGCGCTGGGGGCGCTGGCCGGCTTCATGACCGGGGTGGCGAGCGTGCCGGGGCCGGTGAGCATCGTGTACTTCTCGATGTTCACCTGGCCGAAGGAGGTGTTCATCTTCCTGATGAACGCGTTCAACACCGTCGTCTCGGGGGTGCTCCTCTCCTCGCTCGCGCAGCAGGGCGCCTTCACCTGGCCGCTCCTCCAATGGGCCGGTCTCCTGCTCGTCCCCATCTTCGCCGGGCTGTGGGCGGGCATCCGCCTGCGGGACCGGCTCGACCAGAAGCTCTTCTACCGCGCGGTGCGGATTGCGCTCTTTTGGGTGGCGACGAGCCTCGTGGTGCGCTCGGGATGGAAATTCCTGCTCTCCCGGTGA
- a CDS encoding MarR family transcriptional regulator codes for MAGSKGNGKGKAALAERDALGMRLKSALDLLADRRRPADRDAICCRELTYNQWALLRLICEEGGGGGLPMGIIAQRLGVTPGGATRCAEPLVERGLLERRMRPGDRRVCCLMPTPRGIALRHEITAECAERERALLSRLPAEDREPIVWAIERLAQEADTLFAPAGPCCLPESPAPVEEAE; via the coding sequence ATGGCGGGGAGCAAAGGCAACGGGAAAGGAAAGGCCGCCCTGGCGGAGCGGGACGCCCTGGGCATGCGCCTGAAGAGCGCCCTGGATCTCCTCGCCGACCGGCGCCGGCCCGCCGACCGCGACGCCATCTGCTGCCGCGAGCTGACCTACAACCAGTGGGCGCTCCTGCGCCTCATCTGCGAGGAGGGCGGGGGCGGGGGGCTCCCCATGGGGATCATCGCCCAGCGCCTGGGGGTCACCCCCGGCGGGGCCACCCGCTGCGCCGAGCCCCTCGTCGAGCGCGGCCTCCTCGAGCGCCGGATGCGCCCCGGCGACCGGCGGGTGTGCTGCCTCATGCCCACCCCCCGGGGCATCGCCCTCCGCCACGAGATCACGGCCGAGTGCGCCGAGCGGGAGCGCGCCCTGCTCTCGCGCCTCCCGGCGGAGGACCGGGAGCCCATCGTCTGGGCGATCGAGCGGCTGGCCCAGGAGGCGGACACCCTCTTCGCCCCCGCCGGCCCCTGCTGCCTGCCCGAATCCCCCGCCCCCGTGGAAGAAGCGGAGTAA
- a CDS encoding permease: protein MQYAPAASRWTRIGAAPGRPRAWLALALLAGAGLFGLGLGMGLTPGRMAGEALRNLLFAADAFWKILPYFAASVLISAWATTSGLAERVQILFRRGEVPAILGAAAVGAVVPLCSCGVIPAIAALLAGGVPLGPVMAFWISAPVMSPEKFTLMAGVLGLPYALMNLASAVAIGAGAGLAARFAVRRGLLAGQIKPLGGAGACCGAASPSPPDQGAASAGAYRNTPLQGGPGGMAPALSPFVRQAAASALFLGKWLALAFLLEALTTHYVDPAWIQALLGGSSPWSIPLATAVGIPLYVSGVAAIPIVGGLLEGGMSPGAAMAFLVAGPVTTVCAVGAVLALVRGRAFALYLGSGILGSLAAGYAFQWMMG, encoded by the coding sequence TTGCAATACGCCCCTGCGGCCAGCCGCTGGACACGCATCGGGGCCGCCCCCGGCCGCCCGCGCGCCTGGCTGGCGCTCGCCCTCCTCGCGGGCGCCGGGCTCTTCGGCCTGGGGCTCGGGATGGGGCTGACGCCCGGAAGGATGGCGGGCGAGGCCCTGCGCAACCTCCTCTTCGCCGCCGACGCTTTTTGGAAAATCCTCCCCTACTTCGCCGCGAGCGTGCTCATCTCCGCCTGGGCGACGACCTCCGGTCTGGCGGAGCGCGTCCAGATCCTCTTCCGGCGCGGGGAGGTCCCCGCCATCCTGGGGGCGGCCGCCGTGGGCGCCGTGGTGCCCCTCTGCTCGTGCGGGGTCATCCCGGCCATCGCGGCCCTGCTCGCGGGGGGCGTCCCCCTGGGGCCCGTCATGGCCTTCTGGATCAGCGCCCCCGTCATGAGCCCCGAGAAGTTCACCCTGATGGCCGGGGTGCTCGGCCTCCCCTACGCCCTGATGAACCTGGCCTCGGCCGTGGCCATCGGCGCGGGGGCGGGCCTCGCGGCCCGGTTCGCCGTCCGCCGGGGCCTCCTCGCCGGCCAGATCAAGCCCCTGGGCGGCGCGGGCGCCTGCTGCGGCGCCGCCTCCCCTTCTCCCCCTGATCAAGGTGCGGCCAGCGCAGGGGCGTATCGCAATACGCCCCTACAAGGCGGGCCGGGCGGCATGGCCCCCGCCCTCTCCCCCTTCGTCCGCCAAGCCGCCGCGTCCGCCCTCTTCCTCGGGAAGTGGCTGGCCCTGGCCTTCCTCCTCGAGGCCCTGACCACCCACTACGTGGACCCGGCCTGGATCCAGGCCCTCCTGGGCGGGTCGAGCCCCTGGAGCATCCCCCTGGCCACCGCCGTGGGCATCCCCCTCTACGTCTCGGGCGTGGCCGCCATCCCCATCGTGGGCGGCCTCCTCGAGGGGGGCATGAGCCCGGGCGCCGCCATGGCCTTCCTCGTCGCCGGGCCCGTCACCACCGTCTGCGCCGTGGGCGCCGTCCTGGCCCTGGTGCGCGGGCGCGCCTTCGCCCTCTACCTGGGCTCGGGCATCCTGGGCTCCCTCGCGGCGGGGTACGCCTTCCAGTGGATGATGGGGTAG
- a CDS encoding PIN domain-containing protein: protein MKMVFADSFYWIARVHPRDQGHEAAKKAREDLGEVQIVTTDEVLVEFLNALSSKGEYLRRQAVKMVQTILKDPDVVVVPQSRDSFMNGLELFKNRPDKEYSLTDCISMSVMWKEGLLEILTGDHHFEQEGFTVLIRKV from the coding sequence ATGAAGATGGTTTTTGCGGACTCCTTCTACTGGATTGCCCGCGTCCACCCGAGGGATCAAGGGCATGAAGCTGCGAAAAAGGCGAGGGAGGATTTGGGCGAAGTTCAAATTGTGACGACGGACGAAGTGCTTGTCGAATTTCTAAATGCCCTTTCTTCCAAAGGAGAATATCTTCGAAGGCAGGCGGTGAAAATGGTTCAAACTATTCTGAAAGACCCTGATGTAGTGGTCGTTCCCCAGTCGAGGGATTCATTCATGAACGGACTGGAGCTTTTCAAGAATCGGCCGGACAAGGAATATAGCCTGACCGACTGCATTTCGATGAGTGTCATGTGGAAAGAAGGGCTGCTGGAAATCCTTACGGGCGACCATCACTTTGAGCAGGAAGGTTTTACGGTACTGATAAGAAAAGTCTGA
- a CDS encoding OsmC family protein — protein MRPKEYRYKVGVIWESERQGFLSAGGKPAIRVATPPEFKGHEGVWSPEDLFVAAQASCFMMTFLGTAYHRGLKFQAFEAEAEGTLARPEGEFLFTEILIKARVALPPDGDRALAQEILSFAEKDCLVTHSIVSRVRVEAMILLLTPGASAPAA, from the coding sequence ATGCGTCCGAAGGAATACCGCTACAAGGTGGGGGTCATCTGGGAGTCCGAGCGCCAGGGCTTTCTCAGCGCCGGGGGCAAGCCCGCCATCCGGGTCGCCACCCCGCCCGAGTTCAAGGGCCACGAGGGCGTCTGGAGCCCCGAGGACCTCTTCGTCGCCGCCCAGGCCAGCTGCTTCATGATGACCTTCCTCGGCACCGCCTACCACCGGGGCCTCAAGTTCCAGGCCTTCGAGGCCGAGGCCGAGGGCACCCTCGCCCGCCCCGAGGGTGAGTTCCTCTTCACCGAGATCCTCATCAAGGCCCGCGTCGCCCTGCCCCCGGACGGCGACCGCGCCCTCGCCCAGGAGATCCTCTCCTTCGCCGAGAAGGACTGCCTCGTCACCCACTCCATCGTCTCCCGCGTGCGGGTCGAGGCCATGATCCTCCTCCTCACCCCGGGCGCCTCCGCCCCCGCCGCCTGA
- a CDS encoding carboxymuconolactone decarboxylase family protein has translation MDSPLLTPREKAAVLWAEHVTRNTARERDDVYEAAREHFSEAELVELTLMAGFFNMFNRFMDSLRIPLESEGEVNKIKRSVRLDPGTVKRYLEDAVAAWPQEFPRPDALAP, from the coding sequence ATGGATTCGCCCCTGCTCACCCCCCGCGAGAAGGCGGCCGTGCTCTGGGCCGAGCACGTCACCCGGAACACGGCGCGGGAGCGGGACGACGTCTACGAGGCGGCGCGGGAGCATTTCTCCGAGGCCGAGCTCGTCGAGCTCACCCTCATGGCGGGCTTCTTCAACATGTTCAACCGCTTCATGGACTCGCTGCGGATCCCCCTCGAGAGCGAGGGCGAGGTGAACAAGATCAAGCGCTCCGTCCGGCTCGACCCGGGCACCGTCAAGCGCTACCTGGAGGATGCCGTCGCCGCCTGGCCGCAGGAGTTCCCGCGGCCCGACGCCTTGGCGCCCTGA
- the rdgB gene encoding RdgB/HAM1 family non-canonical purine NTP pyrophosphatase: protein MILLLASGNPGKAREVGAALAGLPVRVVTPKEAGISLEVEETGSTYAENALLKAEAACRAGGLPALADDSGIEVDALPGELGVRSARFGGEGLDDAGRNRLLLERLAGVEEARRGARFVCVLAFVRPGGRFGFFEGELSGRVLAEPRGEGGFGYDPLLYLPSLGRTVAELDLETKNRISHRGRALAAFRGWLARELAENPYRPMRGRRRTG from the coding sequence GTGATCCTCCTGCTCGCGAGCGGAAACCCCGGGAAGGCCCGGGAGGTGGGCGCCGCCCTGGCCGGCCTCCCGGTGCGTGTGGTCACGCCGAAGGAGGCGGGCATCTCCCTCGAGGTGGAGGAAACCGGCTCCACCTACGCCGAGAACGCCCTGCTCAAGGCGGAGGCGGCGTGCCGCGCGGGCGGCCTTCCCGCCCTGGCGGACGACTCGGGCATCGAGGTGGACGCCCTGCCGGGCGAGCTGGGCGTGCGCTCGGCCCGCTTCGGCGGCGAGGGCCTGGACGACGCCGGGCGCAACCGCCTCTTGCTTGAGCGCCTCGCGGGCGTCGAGGAGGCGCGGCGCGGGGCGCGCTTCGTGTGCGTGCTGGCCTTCGTCCGGCCGGGCGGGCGGTTCGGCTTCTTCGAGGGCGAACTCTCGGGCAGGGTGCTCGCGGAGCCGAGGGGGGAGGGCGGGTTCGGCTACGACCCGCTGCTCTACCTGCCCTCCCTGGGGCGCACGGTGGCGGAGCTCGATCTCGAAACCAAGAACCGGATCAGCCACCGGGGGAGGGCCCTCGCGGCCTTCCGCGGGTGGCTGGCCCGGGAGCTGGCGGAAAACCCATATAGGCCCATGCGCGGCCGGAGGAGGACGGGATGA
- the rph gene encoding ribonuclease PH produces the protein MPRPAHPKSAAPPRAGRRAPGALRPVRFEPGCIRTAPGSCLIEMGHTRVLCTATVEEKVPPHKKESGEGWVTAEYAMLPGSGNVRVPRERARSGRSMEIQRLIGRSMRAVVDLSRLGPRTIYIDCDVLQADGGTRCAAVTGGYVALAHALAALARGGEMAKSPLTGAVAAVSVGVIGGAAFLDLDYGEDSLADVDMNVVMTDRGRFVELQGTAERTPFGRPDLNRLLRLAGEGASRLLELQAKHLPSA, from the coding sequence ATGCCGCGCCCGGCCCATCCCAAGTCCGCCGCTCCGCCGCGCGCCGGCCGGCGCGCCCCCGGCGCGCTGCGCCCCGTCCGCTTCGAGCCCGGCTGCATCCGGACCGCCCCCGGGAGCTGCCTCATCGAGATGGGCCACACCCGGGTCCTCTGCACCGCCACGGTGGAGGAGAAGGTGCCCCCCCACAAGAAGGAGAGCGGGGAGGGCTGGGTGACGGCCGAGTACGCCATGCTCCCCGGGAGCGGCAACGTGCGCGTGCCGCGCGAGCGCGCGCGGAGCGGGCGCTCCATGGAGATCCAGCGGCTCATCGGGCGCTCCATGCGCGCGGTGGTGGACCTCTCCCGGCTCGGCCCCCGGACGATCTACATCGACTGCGACGTCCTCCAGGCGGACGGCGGCACGCGCTGCGCCGCCGTCACCGGCGGCTACGTCGCCCTCGCCCACGCGCTGGCCGCGCTGGCCCGCGGGGGAGAGATGGCGAAGAGTCCTCTCACCGGGGCGGTCGCGGCCGTGAGCGTGGGGGTGATCGGGGGCGCGGCCTTCCTCGACCTGGACTACGGCGAGGACTCCCTCGCCGACGTGGACATGAACGTGGTGATGACCGACAGGGGCCGCTTCGTGGAGCTCCAGGGCACGGCCGAGCGGACGCCCTTCGGCCGGCCCGACCTCAACCGGCTCCTGCGGCTCGCCGGGGAGGGCGCCTCCCGGCTCCTCGAGCTTCAGGCGAAGCATCTCCCCTCCGCGTGA
- a CDS encoding efflux RND transporter permease subunit: MSLSQLSIRRPVGTIMLMVCAVVVGFFSLYRLPVDLLPRIIYPRIFVGADWPGADAEVVEEQLTKIIEREMATTEGLVRIYSTSQEGTMRIFLFFDFNRDINLALQDAITKFNVARRNLPDELQAQMQNARIFKSDPAQIPIVEYALASSRLKGPALQTWAKQVLVPQLLVVPGVASVEAFGGLDEEVQVLVDFPRLQGMGLSLSSVLQRMRDENVDVASGRVDTTDREYSSRTAGKLRNAGDLSRLIFPTPDGGRVYLRDFAKVSDGAEEKRLFVWFNGQESVKVIVLKQPDANTVAVVDGIKDRIDFLARYKIVPEGTSLTPVGDQSFFIRTAIQNVLSSAVVGGILAILVVLVFLSSIRRTFIIALSVPIASVATFFVMWALGLTFNIFSLGGLALGVGMLVDNAIVMLENVSRHQAQGGDPIEAAERAGREVESAMLASTLTNVASVVPFLLISGYVSLLFRELILTITVSFICSLFVALTLVAMLSGRLLQLPQRSGIDRWLIFRAFARFIERMNALYRLSLPLVLRWRWGVMAALFVLFGLSFTIFGRLGNELLPETDDGRLSVSVRFSPGTKLETTNAAIHRIHDMLQRDDRVAHVFATSGGRLFGRGMARNSTRGEVEFILKKGQNSFEYLGRLRPQLARLDIADARITAYKTRVRGLRTSNSTHNKPFSLAVRGEDLDALQRASREVLDRLQGIPGLVNLELDQEQRRPEFLVRLDRERASAFGLSVQQVGDTVNTAVDGTVVTYINRQDRRVPVRVKFQETLVRTAQDLERLPLFPSGREPIHLGHIAQVRIGQGSSEITRIDQSRMVEITADLAGRSLGDVSRDVRARLAGLKLPQGYFVLPGEDEQALERSNRELMVLAVLAVFLVYVVMAVQYDSLVNPFVIMFAVPPALSGAVLGLYLTGTSFGATALIGVIMLVGIVVNNAILMVEYIEQIESEGVRRWDAIVSGASIRLRPILMTSVTTIVGLIPLALGWDQGSEMLKPLGVVMLFGLSVSTFVTLFLTPCLYTTAHGGVDVLRHWVGLGGAPVSASPSTTDAPSEPRRG, translated from the coding sequence GTGTCGCTGAGCCAGCTTTCCATCCGCCGGCCGGTGGGGACCATCATGCTGATGGTCTGCGCGGTCGTGGTGGGTTTCTTCTCGCTCTACCGTCTGCCGGTGGACCTCCTGCCCCGCATCATCTACCCCCGGATATTCGTGGGCGCCGACTGGCCCGGCGCCGACGCCGAGGTCGTCGAGGAGCAGCTCACCAAGATCATCGAGCGCGAGATGGCGACGACGGAGGGCCTCGTCCGCATCTACTCCACCAGCCAGGAGGGGACGATGCGGATTTTCCTGTTCTTCGACTTCAACCGGGACATCAACCTGGCCCTGCAGGACGCCATCACGAAATTCAACGTCGCCCGCCGCAACCTGCCGGACGAGCTTCAAGCCCAGATGCAGAATGCCCGCATCTTCAAGAGCGACCCGGCGCAGATCCCCATCGTGGAATACGCGCTGGCCTCCTCTAGGCTCAAGGGGCCGGCCCTCCAGACCTGGGCGAAGCAGGTGCTCGTCCCCCAGCTCCTGGTGGTGCCGGGGGTGGCCTCGGTGGAGGCCTTCGGCGGGCTGGACGAGGAGGTGCAGGTGCTGGTGGATTTCCCGCGCCTCCAGGGGATGGGGCTCAGCCTGAGCTCCGTCCTCCAGCGGATGCGCGACGAGAACGTGGACGTGGCCTCCGGCCGGGTGGACACGACCGACCGCGAGTACTCGAGCCGCACGGCCGGCAAGCTGCGAAACGCAGGGGACCTCTCCCGCCTCATCTTCCCGACGCCCGACGGCGGCCGCGTGTACCTGCGGGACTTCGCCAAGGTGTCGGACGGGGCGGAGGAGAAGCGCCTCTTCGTCTGGTTCAACGGGCAGGAGAGCGTGAAGGTCATCGTCCTCAAGCAGCCCGACGCCAACACCGTGGCCGTGGTGGACGGGATCAAGGACCGCATCGATTTCCTCGCGCGCTACAAGATCGTCCCCGAGGGCACGTCCCTCACCCCGGTGGGGGACCAGAGCTTCTTCATCCGCACCGCCATCCAGAACGTGCTCTCGTCCGCGGTGGTCGGCGGCATCCTCGCCATCCTGGTGGTGCTGGTGTTCCTGTCGAGCATCAGGCGGACCTTCATCATCGCCCTGTCCGTGCCCATCGCCTCCGTGGCCACCTTCTTCGTCATGTGGGCCCTGGGCCTCACCTTCAACATCTTCAGCCTGGGCGGGCTGGCCCTGGGCGTGGGCATGCTGGTGGACAACGCCATCGTCATGCTGGAGAACGTTTCGCGCCACCAGGCCCAGGGAGGGGACCCCATCGAGGCGGCGGAGCGCGCGGGGCGCGAGGTGGAGAGCGCCATGCTCGCCTCCACCCTGACCAACGTCGCCTCCGTCGTCCCCTTCCTGCTCATCTCCGGCTACGTCTCGCTCCTGTTCCGGGAGCTGATCCTCACCATCACCGTCTCCTTCATCTGCAGCCTGTTCGTGGCGCTCACGCTGGTGGCCATGCTCTCGGGCCGGCTCCTCCAGCTCCCCCAGCGGAGCGGGATCGACCGCTGGCTGATCTTCCGCGCCTTCGCCCGCTTCATCGAGCGGATGAACGCCCTCTACCGGCTCTCCCTCCCGCTGGTCCTCCGCTGGCGGTGGGGCGTCATGGCGGCCCTGTTCGTCCTCTTCGGGCTGAGCTTCACCATCTTCGGCAGGCTGGGGAACGAGCTTCTTCCCGAGACCGACGACGGTCGTCTCAGCGTCTCCGTCCGCTTCAGCCCGGGGACGAAGCTCGAGACCACGAACGCGGCGATCCACCGTATTCATGACATGCTCCAGCGGGACGATCGGGTCGCCCACGTCTTCGCCACCTCGGGCGGGCGGCTCTTCGGCCGGGGCATGGCGCGGAACTCCACGCGGGGAGAGGTGGAGTTCATCCTCAAGAAGGGACAGAACTCGTTCGAGTACCTGGGAAGGCTCCGCCCCCAGCTCGCGCGGCTCGACATCGCCGACGCCCGCATCACCGCTTATAAGACGAGGGTGCGGGGCCTGCGCACCTCGAACTCGACCCACAACAAGCCCTTCTCCCTCGCCGTGCGGGGGGAGGACCTGGACGCCCTCCAGCGCGCCTCGCGCGAGGTGCTGGATCGCCTTCAGGGCATCCCCGGCCTGGTGAACCTGGAACTCGACCAGGAGCAGCGGCGGCCGGAGTTCCTGGTGCGCCTGGACCGCGAGCGGGCCTCGGCCTTCGGCCTTTCGGTCCAGCAGGTGGGCGACACCGTGAACACGGCGGTGGACGGGACGGTCGTCACTTACATCAACCGGCAGGATCGCCGCGTGCCCGTCCGGGTCAAGTTCCAGGAGACCCTGGTCCGCACCGCCCAGGACCTTGAGCGCCTGCCGCTCTTCCCGTCCGGACGCGAGCCCATCCACCTCGGGCACATCGCCCAGGTGCGGATTGGGCAGGGGAGCTCCGAGATCACCCGCATCGACCAGAGCCGCATGGTCGAGATCACCGCCGACCTGGCCGGCCGCTCGCTCGGCGACGTGAGCCGGGACGTGCGGGCCCGCCTCGCCGGCCTCAAGCTCCCGCAGGGCTATTTCGTGCTGCCGGGCGAGGACGAGCAGGCGCTCGAGCGGTCGAACCGGGAGCTCATGGTCCTGGCCGTCCTGGCGGTCTTCCTCGTCTACGTCGTGATGGCCGTACAGTACGATTCGCTCGTCAACCCCTTCGTCATCATGTTCGCCGTCCCGCCGGCGCTCTCGGGGGCCGTCCTCGGCCTCTACCTCACCGGCACTTCCTTCGGCGCGACCGCGCTCATCGGGGTCATCATGCTGGTGGGCATCGTGGTGAACAACGCCATCCTCATGGTCGAGTACATCGAGCAGATCGAGTCGGAGGGCGTGCGCCGCTGGGACGCCATCGTCTCGGGCGCCTCCATCCGCCTGCGGCCCATCCTGATGACCTCCGTCACCACCATCGTCGGTCTCATCCCGCTCGCCCTGGGCTGGGACCAGGGCTCCGAGATGCTCAAGCCCCTGGGCGTGGTCATGCTGTTCGGCCTCTCGGTCTCCACCTTCGTCACCCTGTTCCTCACGCCCTGCCTGTACACCACGGCGCACGGCGGGGTGGACGTCCTGCGGCACTGGGTGGGGCTCGGCGGGGCCCCGGTCTCCGCCTCCCCCTCCACGACGGACGCCCCCTCCGAGCCCCGCAGGGGATAG
- a CDS encoding efflux RND transporter periplasmic adaptor subunit yields the protein MKSLAVCLAFVSALALFHASGAQAGRPQQGDRPLPVLVVEAVSGRLGRKVTATGTLYPLSEVKLMSQAEGQVKEVLVREGMQVKQGQLLAHLDDTTRRIELALARAEMDAERAKLGEAEANAKSREPLYRSGVVSQNEWIKVSAELNRARAEVEKMRQKVNLLRAQLEYFEIRSPINGVITERKMEPGDLAMPRFHMFTLAHVSTLRMRAPVSELELPRLRPNQPAVVELDAYPGRRFQGQLTVIFPQVDPRTRQALTEVELPNPDGTLRPGLHARVSFEPQLGRETVVIPTHAVEWSDNSPSEGHVFLLAPAPPDRGAGPGQRRAESPRPPRGGPGEAQAQGQRPAQGQRPQGPRHVAQKRKVKLGESVEGRVEIIEGLKPGEKVIVSGIGQLKEGAPVRVVTE from the coding sequence GTGAAAAGCCTCGCGGTTTGCCTTGCTTTCGTCTCCGCGCTGGCCCTTTTTCATGCCTCCGGCGCCCAGGCGGGCCGGCCTCAGCAGGGCGACCGCCCCCTGCCCGTCCTGGTGGTCGAGGCGGTTTCGGGCCGTCTCGGCCGCAAGGTGACCGCCACCGGCACGCTCTATCCCCTCAGCGAAGTGAAGCTCATGTCCCAGGCCGAGGGCCAGGTGAAGGAGGTCCTGGTCCGGGAAGGGATGCAGGTGAAGCAGGGGCAGCTCCTCGCGCATCTCGACGACACCACCCGCCGGATCGAGCTGGCCCTCGCACGGGCCGAGATGGACGCCGAGCGGGCGAAGCTCGGCGAGGCCGAGGCCAACGCCAAGTCGCGCGAGCCCCTCTACCGCTCGGGCGTCGTGAGCCAGAACGAGTGGATCAAGGTTTCGGCGGAGCTGAACCGCGCGCGGGCCGAGGTGGAGAAGATGCGCCAGAAGGTGAACCTCCTCCGGGCGCAGCTCGAGTACTTCGAGATCCGCTCCCCCATCAACGGGGTAATCACGGAGCGGAAGATGGAGCCGGGCGATCTCGCCATGCCCCGATTCCACATGTTCACCCTGGCGCACGTGAGCACGCTCCGGATGCGCGCCCCGGTGAGCGAGCTGGAGCTGCCCCGCCTGCGCCCGAATCAGCCCGCGGTCGTCGAGCTGGATGCCTACCCGGGCCGGCGCTTCCAGGGCCAGCTCACCGTCATCTTCCCCCAGGTCGATCCCCGCACCCGGCAGGCCCTGACCGAAGTCGAGCTGCCCAATCCGGACGGCACGCTTCGCCCGGGCCTCCACGCGCGGGTTTCCTTCGAGCCCCAGCTCGGCCGCGAAACCGTCGTCATCCCCACCCACGCGGTCGAGTGGAGCGACAACAGCCCGAGCGAGGGGCACGTGTTCCTCCTGGCGCCGGCCCCGCCGGACCGGGGCGCGGGCCCGGGCCAGCGGCGCGCCGAATCCCCCCGGCCCCCGCGCGGAGGCCCCGGCGAGGCGCAGGCGCAGGGCCAGCGCCCGGCCCAGGGCCAGCGGCCCCAGGGGCCGCGCCACGTGGCCCAGAAGCGGAAGGTGAAGCTCGGGGAGAGCGTCGAGGGGCGGGTCGAGATCATCGAGGGGCTCAAGCCGGGCGAGAAGGTCATTGTGAGCGGCATCGGCCAGCTCAAGGAGGGCGCGCCGGTGCGGGTAGTGACCGAATGA
- the moaA gene encoding GTP 3',8-cyclase MoaA, translating to MTRNSPGGSSTLPPSHRRAEVPPQLFDNYGRGHDDLRISVTDRCNFRCFYCMPEEGMEWLPHEEVLTYEEIARVVRITTELGFASYHLTGGEPLLRKDIDRLIRMMLEIQPDMDLALTTNGVSLPQVAGRLYEAGLRRINISLDTLDEQKFFLITRRNVFRQVMEGIEAAARAGFSPIKINAVAVKGLTEAELPRFARWARETGYIVRFIEYMPLDADRSWERGRVLTAEEILEGLSAEGELELTGGHPSDPATRYRYKDGKGEVGVIASVTRPFCQACNRLRLTAEGMVRTCLFSTVEHNLKTLLRGGASDEEIKVWLAGVVRTKTPGHLIGQKEFVQPARTMSAIGG from the coding sequence ATGACACGGAACTCACCGGGAGGGTCCTCGACCCTCCCGCCCAGCCACAGGAGGGCTGAAGTGCCCCCCCAACTGTTCGACAACTACGGCCGGGGCCACGACGACCTGCGCATCTCGGTGACCGACCGGTGCAACTTCCGGTGCTTCTACTGCATGCCGGAAGAGGGCATGGAATGGCTCCCGCACGAGGAGGTCCTCACCTACGAGGAGATCGCCCGGGTGGTGCGCATCACCACGGAGCTGGGCTTCGCGAGCTACCACCTGACCGGCGGGGAGCCCCTTCTGCGCAAGGACATCGACCGGCTCATCCGCATGATGCTCGAGATCCAGCCGGACATGGACCTGGCCCTCACCACGAACGGCGTCTCGCTGCCCCAGGTGGCCGGGAGGCTCTATGAGGCGGGGCTCAGGCGGATCAACATCAGCCTGGACACCCTGGATGAGCAAAAGTTCTTCCTCATCACCCGCCGCAACGTCTTCAGGCAGGTGATGGAGGGCATCGAGGCGGCCGCCCGGGCGGGCTTCAGCCCGATCAAGATCAACGCCGTGGCGGTGAAGGGCCTGACCGAGGCCGAGCTCCCCCGCTTCGCCCGCTGGGCGCGGGAGACGGGCTACATCGTGCGCTTCATCGAGTACATGCCCCTCGACGCGGACCGCTCCTGGGAGAGGGGCAGGGTGCTCACGGCCGAGGAGATCCTGGAGGGGCTCTCGGCCGAGGGGGAGCTCGAGCTCACGGGCGGCCACCCCTCCGACCCGGCCACCCGCTACCGCTACAAGGACGGGAAGGGGGAGGTGGGGGTCATCGCCTCGGTCACCCGGCCCTTCTGCCAAGCCTGCAACCGCCTCCGCCTGACAGCGGAGGGGATGGTCCGGACCTGCCTGTTCTCCACCGTGGAGCACAACCTGAAGACCCTCCTCCGCGGCGGGGCTTCCGACGAGGAGATCAAGGTCTGGCTCGCCGGGGTGGTGCGGACCAAGACGCCCGGCCACTTGATCGGCCAGAAGGAATTCGTCCAGCCCGCCCGCACCATGAGCGCCATCGGAGGATGA